TATGTTTTTCACAGTGCAGATTTGCTTCTTGTTGTTACAGTAAGCAACGATGCGATCTCCAACCTTAATATCCAAAGCTTTAATTTTCAAATGACTACTCAACTTCCTTAAGGTATGGTGTAGCTAGCTGCATTTAGCCCTATTTGCTCGTATAGCTATTTTTTCCTTATTATCATCGGTAGGCTATCCCACTCTTAATATTCCTCTAAACGAGGTCAGGAAAAATATCTTGCTATATCTATACTTGCCTAACAATAATAATGCCTATTTATCATAGCATAAACGCGTGAGCATAAAATACTATCAAAAGTCATATTTTATTTCAAGGAAATTTATATTAAATATAAGTCTTTAACGAGAAGGAAGAAGGATCGTCATGATTACTGCGTACCCAAGACTGCTCTCTTCAGTCTGAGAATATGCAGCATGAATAAACCGAAAAAGCTGCTGATAGCGGTTGCAATCCATAAGTCATGGGCGATTTCTGGGGAGCGATCCATTGCCCAACCGCCTAAGATCGGACCAACAAAATAGCCGATTGACCAACATTGATAGCCGATCGCAAGATAAACCGCTCGCAATGATTTTGGCGCTAACTCAGCTATCAGTGCTGGCGCAAATGGCTTGTAAATAGCACCTGCGATGGATAATACAGCGAATGCTGCTATCGTTCCAGCGATCGCAATTGATGGCATCAGATGAGTTACCCAGACCAAAACAAATCCTGCACCCCACAATAACATGGAGATGGTAAGAACCTGAACATTCAACAGTGAAGTCAACACTTGTACTAGCGGTAACTGCAACACTGCACCAATGCCTACATAACACCAAGTAAACAAATTTGCAACACTCACTAATGACGAACCTGCATCTGAAGTTGTTTGTGAACTTCCGGTTAAAACAAAGTTTGTAAAATAGAGTGGTAATGTACTGCTAACCAAAGCAATATAAGTTGTAAAAAGAACGTTAATTAACATAAAGACTTGCAGAGAGCTATCTTTCAATGCCAAATTAAATCCTTGTAGTGGATCGGAATGTTCCTTCGCGTCTTGATGAGAATCGGCGATCGCAACTTGAATTAATACCAAAAATATCAAGAGAATCAGCCCTGCAATCAGAAAGAGCGTTTGTGGTTGCGTGACTAAAGAAAGTATGATTCCACCACTCAAGATTCCCAGCCCACTGCCAAGACTATCTGCTAGTACCAGAATGGCAAATGCTTTTTGATGTTCTTGTGGAGGAGTGACATCAATAACTGCAGCATCAGCCGCCGTCCAATAACATCCAGCGCTTAACCCCATGAGTAAATTTGCAACAATCAGCATTGGTAAATTGGGGAGGAATGCTAATGCGATCGCTGCTAGAATCGATAGCAAAGCCGAAAATAACAATGTTCGTTTGCGACCATAACTAGGAGAATCAGCTAAATAACCCCCCAAAAAATGCCCCACGACTCCAGCAAGCGCTCCACAGCCCATCGCAATCCCAACCACCGTTGCCGAGAAATTCAATTGATTAACAAAAATTAATGGGATAAAGAATTGGATAGTTCCATATCCTGCTTGATAGAGAAATCGAGCACTTGCCTGCGCCCAAACCTGATAACTTGATGGTTGGAGCAAAAAGGGTTTGGGATTGGCAATAGTTTGATTTTCCACGGATACCTCATGAGATACGAGTGTAGCTATGTAGGATAAAAATAGACCTACAACTGCAAAGCAGAGTTAATTAGCAACTTAAAGGTTGAGGATTCAAACCCATGGTAATGCAAGCTGATGAGAAAAAAAACTATACCAGCGAAGAATATTTAGAATTAGAGATTAACTCAGAACAACGTCATGAATACATTAACGGTGAAATTATTCCTATGACTGGTGGTACACCAAATCACAATCAAATTGCAGGTAATTTTTATGCAGCGCTAAATTTTGCTCTCAAACGTCAACCCTATCGAGTTTTTGTCACCGATCAACGACTCTGGATTCCTAAAAAACGAATTTATACTTATCCTGATGTTATGGTAGTTCAGGGAGAATTGCAATTACAAGAAGGGAGACGCGATACTATTACTAATCCATTAATTGTTGCTGAAGTGTTATCAGTATCAACTAGAAGTTATGACAAAGATGAGAAATTCTTAGCTTATCGTACTCTTCCAACTTTTCAGGAATATTTATTAATTGACCAGTATGAAGTATATATAGAACATTTTTTTAAAACAGATAGTAAACGCTGGTCTTTTATTGAATATAATGATATTAACGAAACATTATCTCTCAATTCTATTTCTTTTAAAATCTGTCTTACAGATATTTATGACAAAGTTGAATTTGACAATCTATGAGAGCATCCCAATTTGGCACATTGCCCCTCAGAATAGAATTCTGGGGCTATACAAATCAAGTCCGCCTGCGCGGACTAATGCATAGCCTTAATCCAAGTACGGAAAGCACGAATAGTTGCCATTTCCCCATTCTCTCTAGCCGCTTGAATAAATTGAGGAATTTCTTTCACTAACACAGGGGCAAAAGTAGGACTGTTATTACCTTCACAATATTGCTTACCACTGAGTCTGTAAATCCGCAGGACACTACCATTGTATCGCCAGAATTCAGGGATTTAGGGATTTCCAGGAAATAAATTATCCCATATTGTGGGACGGGCGTCCCCGCCCGTCTTCTATGTAGTGGCGGGTAGTGGCGGGCGAGGACGCCCGCACCACAAGAAATTTTAGGATATTTTTTTATTTGGAAGTCCCTAAATGGTTTGTTGATATTTCTTGTCGTGCTGCTTGATGTTGGGATGATTTTTTCTGTCTAATTCCCTTAGAGCATTTCCTAGTTTGCTGAGGTAGAAATTTATGACTAGAAACCTTGCGATAAGCCGGGTACGGCTTGCGCCAAGGGCGATCGCAGAAGAAATCACAACCTTTGGACAAGTTTAGGAGAAACTAGGCTTAACACTCACTGAGGATAGCCAGTTTTTTACAGAATGGATGGGTGATTTACCTGTATTAAGCGAACAAGAGCATTCAAGGTTAGAACAAGTACGACAAAACTATACTGTGAACGGCTAACAACTGTTCTTTTTCGGAATGGTTTCATAGCATTTGTAGGGGCGCAAGGCCTTGCGCCCCTAAGGTGGGTGATGTTAGTTCGTTATTATACACATAAAGGAGTGATAGATGACTTAGCAGATATGGTTGCTCAATGAGGTTATGCCTCTTGATAACACAGAGATTGACCTGATATTCACTAGAATTTGGTATCACGGCATTCATAGTGGCGCTCTCGGTTACGATGGTGGTAACCCAAAACATAACCAGGAAAAGCCTTTGAGTACTATTGTTCGCAATTAGATGCAAAAGGATTTATTGAAGAATTTACGGAATTATGAAAAAATTGCGTGAAATCTTCTTTAGAGAAGCATTGTTTACTGTTTGTGGATTGTTGTTTCAAGGAGTAAGTATAAAATGGGTTTAGAAGGTTATAAGAAAAAGGAACTTATGGAAGCACTCAAGTCGGCTTTTCCTAACCGGAATGAGTTGGTTATGATGTTGAGTCTAGAACTTGATATGGAAGAATCAGAAGTTCCTGACAATTCGAGTTATAATTTTGTTGTCTTCAAATTAATAGAGCGATTTGAGTCTCAAGATCGCATACAGAAATTGCTTGAGGGTGCGTGTAGGGCAAATCCTGGTAATCTTGATTTGCAGAAAGTCGCTAAAACGAGGTTGCACTTCCCCAAACATTAGCTTACATGGCGGCTTATCCTCAAACTGAACAACCTCTGTATGGTATGGTTACAAACGGAAGCAGTTATTTATTTGTGAAAACGTTGGAAAATCAATAGTTTAATTCCTTGTTGCTCCATTAAAAAACTTAATATAGAATGAGGGGTTGAGCCTTCTCCAGGTGAGTAATATTCTCGATCAAACTTTTCAATTAAAACAATCAGTATTTCATAAAGTTCATCCTCCTCTGGAGTTCGATTCGGACAATGCATTAATTCCTCAACAATTTTTAGGGCTTTTTCATTCTCTTGCTCAGTTCTGATAATTTTCGGTGCGTAACAATTGTACTCCATTTTTTACCACATTTAATCTTATGCGAGAAGCTGCTGAGAGAATCAGGTGAATAAGTTCTTTTAAGTCGGCTTCAGAATCTGTAAAGAGGTGTGTCAAAAACCTTTAGAGGAATAATGAAGACTTCAAATGACAACGCAAACAGTCAAGTTTCTAAAGCTTACGGTTAAGAATTTGTTCAGTTGTTAACTTTAGTGCCGTAAATCGGGATTGGATAAATGTATTTCCTGCGTACTCCTCCTCCTCATAAAAACCATCAACTAGCTTATAAACCGTGATTTTGCGTTTTTGTGGATCGATCGCCCAATACTCAGAAACTCCTCTAGCAGAGTACTCCGAACGTTTGAAGCGATAATCGCGATCTTCATTGGTTTTACCAGGAGACACGACTTCAACAATCAAATCTGGTGGAGGCATTTCTAGTTGGATAGTACCTCGGTTTGTTTGTCCCAAAATTTCTGCAAGTTCCTCTGATAGAATCATCAAATCTGGTAATCGTGTCTGTACTTGCGATCCAGATACTGCAATTTCTGTATCTTTGTGACAAATTTGTTCTTCCAATACAAGCTTGGCAAATTGAAGCGCTAAAAAAAAGGAAATTCTAGAGTTTAGAGTGCTTTCGGGAGGCATTTCAACTAACTCTCCACCCACAAATTCATACTTTTTATCCGTTCCATCGTCGTATTGTAGGTACTCCTCAAAAGTCATGGATGTTTTGCTGGTTTGAGTCATGGCGATCACTACTATAAGTTTATCTACAGGGACTTCAAATAAATACAAATAAATGATGGTAGAACAACCTGACAAATTAGAATTACAAATTCTCTGGTTCTACTCCCAACTCTCGTAACTTAGCTGCTAAACGTTCAGCCCGTTGGCGTTCTGCTTCAGCTTGTTGCTGTGATACAACAGATCGTTGGCGTTCCGCTTCAGCTTGTTGCTGTGCTGCTTCTTCGGGTAACAAAATAAGGTTTCCTTCTGTATCGTAAAACCTCAACCAAACTGCTGTTTCGCGATCGATAGTTCCTTCCCAAGTTCCCAGCCATAATCCGAGCATTTCGCACCACAGCCATCCTTTTTCATTTGCTTCTAACGGCTGATACTTCTGTTTATGATCCAAACACCACCCTTGAAAAGCACTGGGGTTAAAAGGGTCAAACACATAGTAATTTGGTGTTTTAAACACTCTTTCGTAGAGTTGCTTTTTCTCTCCCTTATCAATTTCTGCCGTGCTTTGTGAGAGTAATTCTACAATCACATCCGGATAGCGTCCTTCTTCATCCCACACTACCCATCCTTGTCGAGAACGGCTCCCGTCTACATCTAGAACCACGAAGAAATCCGGTCCTCGGAAATCTCGATTCTTTGCTTGAGTGCTACTGTAGTAAACGAACATATTGCCCCCCGCAAAATAATCATTGCGGTTTGCCAATGCAATCAACATTGACCGAATCAAGGCATTCATTGCAATCCGGTGGCGATTTGTCTCCAAGGGTACACCATCATCAAAGATTAAATCCGTGGGTGGTATTGGGGGTTCCCAATCCACAACTGATGGTGTCTGGGGTGTTGATTCTAACTTGATTTCTAGCGTCATATCACCGACTCCCTAGATATATAGTACATCAG
This genomic interval from Scytonema hofmannii PCC 7110 contains the following:
- a CDS encoding MFS transporter; this encodes MENQTIANPKPFLLQPSSYQVWAQASARFLYQAGYGTIQFFIPLIFVNQLNFSATVVGIAMGCGALAGVVGHFLGGYLADSPSYGRKRTLLFSALLSILAAIALAFLPNLPMLIVANLLMGLSAGCYWTAADAAVIDVTPPQEHQKAFAILVLADSLGSGLGILSGGIILSLVTQPQTLFLIAGLILLIFLVLIQVAIADSHQDAKEHSDPLQGFNLALKDSSLQVFMLINVLFTTYIALVSSTLPLYFTNFVLTGSSQTTSDAGSSLVSVANLFTWCYVGIGAVLQLPLVQVLTSLLNVQVLTISMLLWGAGFVLVWVTHLMPSIAIAGTIAAFAVLSIAGAIYKPFAPALIAELAPKSLRAVYLAIGYQCWSIGYFVGPILGGWAMDRSPEIAHDLWIATAISSFFGLFMLHILRLKRAVLGTQ
- a CDS encoding Uma2 family endonuclease; translated protein: MVMQADEKKNYTSEEYLELEINSEQRHEYINGEIIPMTGGTPNHNQIAGNFYAALNFALKRQPYRVFVTDQRLWIPKKRIYTYPDVMVVQGELQLQEGRRDTITNPLIVAEVLSVSTRSYDKDEKFLAYRTLPTFQEYLLIDQYEVYIEHFFKTDSKRWSFIEYNDINETLSLNSISFKICLTDIYDKVEFDNL
- a CDS encoding effector-associated domain EAD1-containing protein, which translates into the protein MGLEGYKKKELMEALKSAFPNRNELVMMLSLELDMEESEVPDNSSYNFVVFKLIERFESQDRIQKLLEGACRANPGNLDLQKVAKTRLHFPKH
- a CDS encoding helix-turn-helix domain-containing protein, with amino-acid sequence MEYNCYAPKIIRTEQENEKALKIVEELMHCPNRTPEEDELYEILIVLIEKFDREYYSPGEGSTPHSILSFLMEQQGIKLLIFQRFHK
- a CDS encoding Uma2 family endonuclease — its product is MTQTSKTSMTFEEYLQYDDGTDKKYEFVGGELVEMPPESTLNSRISFFLALQFAKLVLEEQICHKDTEIAVSGSQVQTRLPDLMILSEELAEILGQTNRGTIQLEMPPPDLIVEVVSPGKTNEDRDYRFKRSEYSARGVSEYWAIDPQKRKITVYKLVDGFYEEEEYAGNTFIQSRFTALKLTTEQILNRKL
- a CDS encoding Uma2 family endonuclease, translating into MTLEIKLESTPQTPSVVDWEPPIPPTDLIFDDGVPLETNRHRIAMNALIRSMLIALANRNDYFAGGNMFVYYSSTQAKNRDFRGPDFFVVLDVDGSRSRQGWVVWDEEGRYPDVIVELLSQSTAEIDKGEKKQLYERVFKTPNYYVFDPFNPSAFQGWCLDHKQKYQPLEANEKGWLWCEMLGLWLGTWEGTIDRETAVWLRFYDTEGNLILLPEEAAQQQAEAERQRSVVSQQQAEAERQRAERLAAKLRELGVEPENL